Proteins encoded in a region of the Neodiprion lecontei isolate iyNeoLeco1 chromosome 5, iyNeoLeco1.1, whole genome shotgun sequence genome:
- the LOC107219275 gene encoding uncharacterized protein LOC107219275 has protein sequence MASLVADYGTSSGSESDVHDSSCSEDSDDNICKEEEKEDEENGVQEDIDYDMNITTEQTSRDKLPLPTPDFNVTPTLKTSVFSNPFVEAEKAKSAILEKHVKMTPTLDDTKMINGKKICWNYRKGRCRFGHNCTFAHDSDLHRSAIELESTRAPQETLICQTQYNGQATFNEEDEVDQENNQTHKRKKRPGLTQNLVPGKKVMKMYKAQQTKTITR, from the exons ATGGCTTCCTTGGTCGCCGATTACGGCACTTCCTCAGGCTCCGAGAGCGACGTTCACGATTCTTCGTGCTCTGAAGATTCCGATGACAACAT TTgcaaggaggaggagaaggaagaTGAAGAGAACGGTGTTCAGGAGGATATTGACTACGATATGAATATTACAACAGAGCAAACTTCCAGGGATAAACTTCCATTACCAACGCCAGACTTCAATGTAACACCGACACTGAAAACGTCAGTATTTTCAAACCCGTTTGTAGAAGCGGAGAAAGCAAAGAGTGCCATATTAGAGAAACACGTCAAAATGACACCAACCTTAGACGATACGAAAATGATAAATGGCAAAAAGATATGCTGGAACTATCGCAAGGGACGATGTCGGTTTGGTCACAACTGCACTTTTGCACACGATTCCGACCTCCACCGATCAGCCATTGAGCTAGAGTCAACGCGAGCTCCGCAAGAGACGTTGATTTGTCAAACGCAGTACAATGGTCAGGCAACTTTTAACGAAGAAGACGAAGTAGATCAGGAGAATAACCAAACGCACAAACGTAAAAAACGGCCTGGGTTAACACAAAATCTTGTTCCGGGAAAGAAAGTTATGAAAATGTACAAAGCGCAACAAACTAAAACAATTACTAGATAA
- the LOC107219285 gene encoding DNA repair protein RAD51 homolog 4 yields MARITTDLHLKLSESAVSNLQSKKIYTVFDLMSEDSEKLMQYSGLSYQDILDLKNTVTKLYTGKIHKGPDLLKASCNGVTKTGIQSLDYLLRGGLYAGQIHEVCGVSSSGKSQLCHTVAVNVAQNSDGIVHYIDTNADFSATRAQIILENKGCSEEMQVLVLERISVTRVKTIQEVLSLLHSFQWTNTKLVIIDSLPALFFSFDPDLHRFTYTYSLNIFSNLIRWVAGEFNIPIITTNSVTYWQNYAEPDSSPLKRLSSVKPTLGTYWHSVPNSRLLLENTKSEGRKITVWKSSHLPSGSTCYIRITNAGVV; encoded by the exons ATGGCGAGAATAACCACAGATCTGCATTTGAAACTATCTGAGTCAGCAGTTTCGAATTTACAGAGTAAGAAGATCTACACAGTCTTTGATCTTATGTCAGAAGATTCTGAAAAGTTAATGCAGTACTCAGGCCTATCTTACCAG GATATATTGGATCTAAAGAACACGGTCACAAAGTTATATACCGGTAAAATTCATAAAGGACCAGATTTACTGAAGGCTAGTTGCAATGGTGTGACTAAAACTGGAATTCAAAG tCTGGATTATTTACTGAGAGGAGGCCTGTATGCAGGACAAATACACGAAGTGTGCGGAGTATCCTCGTCCGGAAAATCTCAGTTATGTCATACAGTTGCCGTTAACGTTGCTCAAAATTCTGATGGAATCGTTCATTACATTGATACAAATGCAGATTTTTCTGCTACAAGAGCTCAGATCATCTTGGAGAATAAAGGATGCAGCGAG GAGATGCAGGTTCTAGTACTGGAACGTATAAGCGTGACACGAGTGAAAACGATTCAGGAAGTACTGAGTTTGCTACATAGCTTTCAGTGGACCAATACGAAGCTAGTAATAATCGACTCCTTACCAGCTCTATTCTTTAGTTTTGATCCCGACTTGCATAGGTTCACATATACTTATTCTCTGAACATCTTTTCAAACTTGATAAGATGGGTCGCCGGAGAGTTTAACATTCCAATTATTACCACCAATTCAGTAACCTACTGGCAAAATTACGCTGAGCCAGATTCATCGCCCCTGAAAAGACTGTCGTCTGTAAAACCAACACTGGGAACATACTGGCACTCTGTTCCTAATAGTAGATTACTATTAGAAAATACGAAGTCTGAAGGTAGGAAGATTACAGTGTGGAAAAGCTCTCATCTACCGTCAGGTTCGACTTGTTATATTCGAATAACCAACGCTGGTGTCGTGTAA